The following proteins come from a genomic window of Rhodohalobacter sp. 614A:
- a CDS encoding OmpA family protein — protein MYRISKTSVIISLILSVSLLFSGCTEWSKTAKGGVIGGGAGAAAGAVIGKTLGNTAAGALAGAAVGGTVGAIIGRQMDKKAAELERNLEGAEIQRVEEGIAVSFDSGLLFDFDSAKLRPEAMENLKQLAEIMGEDDNTELLIVGHTDSVGDENYNQNLSERRAAVAATFMGTQGIARSRIQVEGMGETEPIADNDTEAGRQENRRIEVAVYASDDYIEELEEAQ, from the coding sequence ATGTATCGAATATCAAAAACATCGGTAATTATTTCGCTCATTCTGTCTGTATCACTTTTATTTTCCGGATGTACAGAATGGAGTAAAACTGCTAAAGGCGGTGTTATTGGCGGTGGAGCCGGAGCAGCAGCAGGGGCGGTAATTGGTAAAACTCTTGGTAATACAGCCGCCGGTGCCCTTGCAGGAGCTGCCGTGGGTGGTACGGTTGGTGCCATCATTGGCCGGCAAATGGACAAGAAAGCTGCCGAGCTTGAGAGGAATCTTGAAGGTGCTGAAATTCAACGTGTTGAAGAGGGTATTGCTGTAAGTTTCGATTCCGGACTTTTATTCGATTTTGATTCAGCCAAACTTCGTCCCGAAGCCATGGAAAATCTCAAGCAACTGGCAGAAATTATGGGAGAAGATGACAACACCGAACTCCTGATTGTTGGGCATACCGACTCTGTTGGAGATGAAAATTACAATCAAAATTTAAGTGAACGGCGTGCCGCAGTGGCTGCTACGTTTATGGGCACACAAGGAATCGCCAGATCAAGAATACAAGTTGAAGGAATGGGCGAAACAGAGCCTATTGCTGATAACGACACGGAAGCCGGGCGCCAGGAAAACCGGCGTATTGAAGTAGCTGTTTATGCAAGTGACGATTATATCGAAGAACTCGAAGAAGCACAGTAA
- a CDS encoding fluoride efflux transporter FluC yields the protein MIRNLLFIALGGAIGSVLRYLTSLLTLKLISQNWFFTGTTAANIIGCFLIGATATILQEKGLMDNTIKLFLIVGLLGGFTTFSSFSLEGFEVATLSIQKSMIYLGFQVITGMGAVWAGISFSKWVL from the coding sequence ATGATTCGCAATCTCCTTTTTATAGCTTTGGGCGGAGCTATTGGATCCGTTCTTCGATATCTCACTTCACTATTAACACTTAAGCTTATCAGCCAAAACTGGTTTTTTACCGGTACTACTGCTGCCAATATTATTGGATGCTTTTTGATTGGAGCCACTGCAACCATTCTCCAGGAAAAAGGTTTGATGGATAATACAATCAAGCTTTTTTTAATTGTAGGCCTTCTTGGGGGATTTACGACATTTTCTTCTTTTAGCCTGGAAGGTTTCGAGGTTGCAACCCTTTCCATTCAAAAAAGCATGATCTATTTGGGATTCCAGGTTATCACCGGAATGGGTGCGGTCTGGGCGGGAATCAGTTTTAGCAAATGGGTTCTTTAG
- a CDS encoding DUF3095 family protein: MTVIDDFNNQVQEIADFRQVADYELYTPAPEDWWIIVGDIRGSTEAIKRGKYKEVNMAGATIIAAISNLFKEDGHLPYTFGGDGAFLVVPNKNLSEVRKALGFCKTAIRESFGLDMRAGLVSIKEVRNAGFDLKIARLKLSDSMSQALFWGEGLSYAESLIKERNLSGDETDPVDDEYRANLEGLECRWHEIPPTSEEITSYIIKAEGGTDDEKSEIYADCLERIEEVYGAINDRNPVTMGKLNLTKSWNKLSTEWKIRTWKPTIRRQMIYALKLVFEAFAGTFLMEKKISTKHVHWGEYKADAITHVDFRKFDDGLRFVASGTKAERDEVETYLNQMFTDGKLNFGVHSSKSLIITCYVSNHEKEHIHFVDGIDGGYAMASKKMKQQKKISV, translated from the coding sequence ATGACTGTTATAGACGATTTTAATAATCAGGTTCAGGAGATTGCAGATTTCCGCCAAGTTGCAGATTATGAGTTATATACACCGGCGCCTGAGGATTGGTGGATTATAGTCGGAGATATTCGAGGGTCAACAGAAGCGATCAAAAGAGGCAAGTATAAAGAGGTAAATATGGCTGGTGCCACTATCATAGCAGCTATTTCAAATCTGTTTAAAGAAGACGGACATCTTCCATATACGTTTGGAGGTGATGGAGCTTTTTTGGTTGTACCGAATAAAAACCTGTCTGAGGTGAGAAAAGCACTTGGATTTTGCAAAACAGCCATCCGGGAAAGCTTTGGATTAGATATGAGAGCCGGCCTGGTTTCCATAAAAGAAGTGCGCAATGCCGGATTTGATTTAAAAATTGCAAGGCTGAAACTGTCAGATTCGATGAGCCAGGCCCTTTTTTGGGGAGAGGGTCTTTCTTACGCCGAGTCTTTGATTAAAGAAAGGAATTTATCGGGTGATGAAACCGATCCTGTTGATGATGAATATAGAGCCAATCTTGAGGGACTTGAGTGCAGATGGCATGAAATACCTCCAACCAGTGAAGAAATTACTTCATATATCATTAAAGCAGAGGGCGGTACGGATGATGAAAAATCGGAAATATATGCAGATTGTTTAGAGCGAATAGAAGAGGTGTATGGTGCTATAAACGATCGGAATCCGGTGACGATGGGGAAGCTAAACCTTACAAAAAGCTGGAATAAACTTAGTACGGAATGGAAGATCAGGACATGGAAGCCAACAATAAGACGCCAAATGATCTATGCGCTAAAATTAGTGTTTGAAGCATTTGCGGGCACATTTCTTATGGAGAAAAAAATATCAACAAAACATGTACATTGGGGAGAATATAAAGCAGACGCCATCACCCATGTCGATTTTCGGAAGTTTGACGATGGCCTCCGGTTTGTTGCTTCTGGAACAAAAGCCGAAAGAGATGAAGTGGAAACCTATTTAAACCAAATGTTTACGGACGGGAAGTTGAATTTTGGAGTACATAGTTCAAAAAGCCTGATCATTACTTGTTACGTTTCAAATCATGAGAAGGAACATATACACTTTGTTGATGGTATTGATGGGGGTTACGCGATGGCATCAAAAAAAATGAAGCAACAAAAAAAAATTTCTGTATAA
- a CDS encoding histidine kinase dimerization/phosphoacceptor domain -containing protein: MDHNLLNDQQYREKVDLLLELIGNINSNLELKSVLLHIIEAAMKITDSEASSVYLLDETKNELILTVPTGPISEKIHGRRFPVTNGIAGWVARNSESQIVNDVSKDDRFYGDFEPEIFTTRNILCVPLKNQSEEVIGVLQALNKKEDAQFDESEISLFQVLAHQAAIAITNARLLEERKTLLSEIHHRVKNNMAIISGMIHIQAYNEKDEAIQNKLLNSVTRISSMATVHEQLYEAHSFSSLDFAENLEKLIANIIDTVDFHRDISTVFQCDKVMLNVNQSIPCSLIVSEIIFHLLKFGFQDTEHPEIQIRLSENADNETIILDIEDNGRQTDRYFSDVHKDGHDSGFQLIEVLCKQLEAKCDYRTKSDKNIRTLRFRRSDKAGSANKFL; encoded by the coding sequence ATGGATCACAATTTACTAAATGATCAGCAATACAGAGAAAAAGTTGATCTGCTTTTAGAATTGATTGGGAATATTAACTCGAACCTCGAGTTAAAAAGTGTGCTGTTACATATCATTGAAGCCGCAATGAAAATAACAGACAGTGAAGCCAGTTCTGTGTATTTATTAGACGAAACCAAGAATGAGTTAATTTTAACTGTGCCCACGGGGCCCATCAGCGAGAAAATACATGGAAGACGATTTCCGGTAACGAATGGAATTGCCGGGTGGGTGGCCAGAAACTCAGAATCCCAGATTGTAAATGATGTCTCGAAAGATGATCGTTTTTATGGAGATTTCGAGCCCGAAATTTTTACTACACGAAATATACTTTGCGTGCCTTTAAAGAATCAGTCGGAGGAGGTAATTGGAGTATTACAGGCATTAAATAAAAAAGAAGACGCCCAGTTTGATGAGAGTGAAATTTCCCTTTTCCAGGTATTGGCCCACCAGGCAGCAATTGCTATTACCAACGCCCGGTTACTTGAAGAACGAAAAACGCTTCTGAGTGAAATTCATCATCGGGTAAAAAACAATATGGCCATTATTTCCGGGATGATTCATATCCAGGCTTATAATGAAAAGGACGAGGCTATACAAAATAAACTCCTCAATAGCGTTACAAGGATTTCAAGTATGGCAACGGTTCATGAGCAATTGTATGAGGCGCATAGTTTTTCCAGCCTGGATTTTGCCGAAAACCTGGAAAAATTGATTGCCAATATTATTGATACGGTAGATTTTCATCGGGATATTTCCACGGTATTTCAGTGTGATAAAGTGATGCTTAACGTCAACCAATCTATTCCCTGTTCATTGATTGTGAGTGAAATCATTTTTCATTTGTTAAAATTTGGTTTTCAGGATACAGAACATCCGGAGATTCAAATTCGCTTATCAGAAAATGCGGATAATGAAACCATCATCCTGGATATTGAAGATAACGGCAGGCAAACCGACCGATACTTTTCTGATGTACATAAAGATGGACACGATTCAGGATTTCAGCTTATCGAGGTTCTGTGCAAACAATTAGAAGCAAAATGTGATTATAGAACCAAATCCGACAAAAATATTCGTACACTGAGGTTTCGGCGATCAGATAAAGCCGGATCGGCAAATAAGTTCCTGTAA
- a CDS encoding DUF4159 domain-containing protein, translating into MAQNEDGFAIARVQYRGGGDWYNVPSSLTNLIGYTKQQVPINIRSTYDDVQLGSRDIFDYPFLFMTGHGNIAVNDAEMENLREYLENGGFLYVDDDYGMDQYVREILQNIFPDERFFELPADHPIYSNVFNFPDGRPPKVHEHDGKTPQAFAVYRNGRMVLLYTYESNPSDGWAYDEFDNPQEVTDAALQFGVNLLVYAFTNP; encoded by the coding sequence ATGGCTCAAAATGAAGACGGATTTGCCATTGCCCGTGTGCAATACCGGGGTGGCGGTGATTGGTACAACGTGCCATCTTCACTCACTAATCTTATTGGATATACAAAGCAGCAGGTGCCGATTAATATCCGGTCTACCTACGATGATGTTCAACTCGGCAGCCGCGATATTTTTGATTATCCTTTTTTGTTTATGACGGGCCACGGAAACATCGCTGTGAATGATGCCGAAATGGAAAACCTACGGGAATATCTTGAGAACGGCGGATTTCTTTATGTGGATGACGATTACGGGATGGACCAATACGTTCGCGAAATTCTGCAAAATATTTTCCCCGATGAGCGATTTTTTGAACTTCCGGCGGATCACCCGATCTACAGCAACGTCTTTAATTTTCCAGACGGTCGACCACCCAAAGTTCACGAACACGATGGGAAAACTCCCCAGGCGTTTGCTGTCTACCGAAACGGGCGAATGGTTCTGCTGTATACATACGAATCCAATCCATCGGACGGCTGGGCGTACGACGAATTCGACAATCCCCAGGAAGTAACCGACGCCGCACTTCAGTTTGGTGTGAATTTACTGGTGTATGCGTTTACAAATCCGTGA